One genomic region from Falco rusticolus isolate bFalRus1 chromosome 19, bFalRus1.pri, whole genome shotgun sequence encodes:
- the PTGES3 gene encoding prostaglandin E synthase 3 isoform X2, which yields MQPASAKWYDRRDYVFIEFCVEDSKDVNVNFEKSKLTFSCLGGSDNFKHLNEIDLFNNIDPNESKHKRTDRSILCCLRKGESGQAWPRLTKERAKLNWLSVDFNNWKDWEDDSDEDMSNFDRFSEMMNNMGGDDDVDLPEVDGADDDSPDSDDEKMPDLE from the exons GCAGCCCGCTTCTGCGAAGTGGTACGACCGGAGGGACTATGTCTTTATTGAATTTTGCGTTGAAGACAGTAAAGATGTTAatgtaaattttgaaaaatccaaACTTACGTTCAG tTGTCTTGGAGGAAGTGATAACTTTAAACATTTAAACGAAATTGACCTTTTTAATAATATTGATCCAAAT GAATCAAAGCATAAAAGAACAGACAGATCTATCTTGTGTTGTTTACGAAAAGGAGAATCTGGTCAGGCATGGCCGAGGTTAACAAAAGAGAGGGCAAAG CTCAACTGGCTCAGTGTGGACTTCAACAACTGGAAAGATTGGGAAGATGATTCAGATGAAGACATGTCCAACTTCGATCGCTTTTCTGAG ATGATGAATAACATGGGCGGAGATGACGACGTAGACTTGCCAGAAGTAGATGGGGCAGATGAT gACTCGCCAGACAGTGATGATGAAA AAATGCCGGATCTGGAGTAA
- the ATP5F1B gene encoding ATP synthase subunit beta, mitochondrial, translating to MLGLAGRCSAAAAAAVRPLLRRRAGPGRDLLPLLLSRGAGPAAAAGARRDYAAQPAAAAKAGSTTGRIVAVIGAVVDVQFDEGLPPILNALEVQGRETRLVLEVAQHLGENTVRTIAMDGTEGLVRGQKVLDSGAPIRIPVGPETLGRIMNVIGEPIDERGPITTKQFAAIHAEAPEFVEMSVEQEILVTGIKVVDLLAPYAKGGKIGLFGGAGVGKTVLIMELINNVAKAHGGYSVFAGVGERTREGNDLYHEMIESGVINLKDATSKVALVYGQMNEPPGARARVALTGLTVAEYFRDQEGQDVLLFIDNIFRFTQAGSEVSALLGRIPSAVGYQPTLATDMGTMQERITTTRKGSITSVQAIYVPADDLTDPAPATTFAHLDATTVLSRAIAELGIYPAVDPLDSTSRIMDPNIVGPEHYDVARGVQKILQDYKSLQDIIAILGMDELSEEDKLTVARARKIQRFLSQPFQVAEVFTGHMGKLVPLKETIKGFKQILAGEYDHLPEQAFYMVGPIEEAVAKAEKLAEEHA from the exons ATGTTGGGGCTCGCGGGTCGTTgctcggccgccgccgccgccgccgttCGGCCGCTGCtgcgccgccgggccgggccgggccgcgaCCTCTTGCCGCTGCTCCTCAGCCGCGGGGCCGgcccagccgccgccgccggggcgc GACGGGACTATGCAGCCCAGCCCGCCGCTGCTGCCAAGGCCGGCTCGACCACCGGCCGCATCGTGGCCGTCATCGGTGCAGTGGTGGACGTGCAGTTCGATGAGGGGCTGCCCCCCATCCTCAACGCCCTTgaggtgcagggcagggagacCCGGTTGGTGCTGGAGGTGGCTCAGCACCTGG GGGAGAACACTGTGCGCACAATCGCAATGGACGGGACAGAAGGCCTGGTGAGGGGACAGAAGGTGCTGGACTCTGGCGCGCCCATCCGCATCCCCGTTGGCCCCGAGACCCTGGGCAGGATCATGAACGTCATTGGGGAACCCATCGATGAGAGGGGCCCCATCACGACGAAACA gTTTGCTGCTATCCACGCTGAAGCCCCCGAGTTTGTGGAGATGAGTGTTGAACAGGAGATCCTGGTGACGGGGATCAAGGTGGTGGACCTGCTGGCTCCCTACGCCAAGGGCGGCAAGATCG gTTTGTTTGGAGGTGCTGGCGTTGGCAAGACTGTGCTGATCATGGAGCTGATCAACAACGTGGCAAAAGCCCACGGCGGTTACTCGGTGTTTGCCGGCGTGGGGGAGCGAACCCGTGAAGGCAACGATTTGTACCATGAGATGATTGAGTCTGGGGTCATCAACCTGAAAGATGCCACTTCTAAG GTCGCCCTGGTGTATGGACAGATGAATGAGCCCCCGGGCGCCCGCGCCAGAGTGGCTCTGACAGGCTTGACGGTGGCCGAATACTTCAGGGACCAGGAGGGTCAGGACGTGCTGCTCTTCATCGACAACATCTTCCGCTTCACCCAGGCTGGCTCCGAG gtgTCAGCCCTGCTGGGGAGAATCCCCTCCGCTGTGGGCTACCAGCCCACGCTGGCCACCGACATGGGTACCATGCAGGAGAGGATCACCACCACGCGCAAGGGCTCCATCACTTCAGTGCAG GCCATCTACGTGCCGGCTGACGACTTGACcgaccctgccccagccaccaCCTTCGCCCACTTGGACGCCACCACGGTGCTGTCCCGTGCCATCGCCGAGCTGGGCATCTACCCGGCCGTGGACCCCCTGGACTCCACCTCCCGCATCATGGACCCCAACATCGTGGGGCCTGAGCACTACGACGTGGCTCGGGGGGTGCAGAAGATCCTGCAG GACTACAAGTCTTTGCAGGACATCATCGCCATCCTGGGCATGGACGAGCTCTCCGAAGAGGACAAGCTGACGGTGGCCCGGGCTCGCAAGATCCAGCGCTTCTTGTCACAGCCTTTCCAGGTGGCCGAGGTCTTCACCGGCCACATGGGCAAGCTGGTGCCACTGAAGGAGACCATCAAGGGCTTCAAGCAGATCCTGGCAG GCGAGTACGACCACCTCCCAGAGCAGGCCTTCTACATGGTGGGGCCCATCGAGGAGGCGGTGGCCAAGGCGGAGAAGCTGGCTGAAGAGCACGCCTGA
- the BAZ2A gene encoding LOW QUALITY PROTEIN: bromodomain adjacent to zinc finger domain protein 2A (The sequence of the model RefSeq protein was modified relative to this genomic sequence to represent the inferred CDS: deleted 1 base in 1 codon) — protein sequence METNNHFNFTGLSSAPAASGPKPTPASGDSPFAHGSPLGFPPQGKSLNGGMNVNGFSTVSHPSTSGTFTPSSPPAGTQPLRAYDCLWDYAPYPPAGGLKDAAPPAPPLSGLGQFPLNGVTGGSRPASPGHGTNLRGAGQEFWGNGTPGPMGLNFDSQELYDSFHDQSFELIQNGPAGFYTATQPSPMLGSGTQPFSLPPGPPEEPVTGEGDVDAAAKEIPAAIAENGGGLVGSMELEEAQPDLKICSYNGSAPGAVPLGQEGPVLAPGASMGDTSPIAPRLEDAHILSEDPLEPFESLARDPGTGDLYAMDDSQLVSDKSPLEEPPDLAGLRCTASPPLHAAGPFSLLPASPPPAPLLTAPGSPPALHDSSVDLNSSGHAALEDSGSLELNPPLEPESPAPSAEEEEEEEETADSCPETTSVAAPEGGSEETAPLSTSAAGDVPRRRIATQEEVRFPLQHGWRREVRIKKGNHRWQGETWYYGPCGKRMKQFPEVIKYLSRNVVQDVRREHFSFSPRMPVGDFYEERDTPEGLQWVQLSPEEIPSRIQAITGKRGRPRNAEKAKPKEPPAAKRGRGRPPKVKMVDLLSKTDARLLKRLEAQEVLSDEDKLKMSKIKKKMRRKAKNKQKQEAKAPRAKEAKKKSKAKEKKGKPEKGKDKARPKEKKGKGARKADKGLLAQRRLEERRRQQLILEEMKKPTEDMCLGDHQPLPAFSRIPGLILPSRAFSNCLTVVEFLQSYGKVLGFDPAKDVPSLCALQEGLLGVGDSAGEVQDLLVRLLQAALYDPGLPPYCQSLKILGEKVSEISLNRDTVSEILRCFLTAYGAGEDLCDGLRTKPFQALPPEKKAAILAFLVNELNSSALIINEIDKTLENMSNYRKNKWIIEGRLRRLKVALAKKTGRPESEITGLEDGRRRRSSRLTEETGLEMEEEEETRGRKSRREEEAETSASSIPELERQIEKLAKRQMFFRKKLLHSSQTLRAASLGQDRYRRRYWVLPHLGGIFVEGAEAAEPAPQEPPEEKASPPVPPVKEEPVDVPIPSRTNCTASRSRGRPRKSKEELLQHCGPRPTPVNGVLEEPVPLGQSQHDLSQSAFLSWLSQTQSSLLKDSVLTPDSSPGQGDMGGLPPLEAPSDPAEEEEEEESAPEAAGKRGPWFNLLPRLPCDDRAPLATSSTEPSLRAAVQPRSQPRGELPRGLARQLNGLPTDDPVAPLLASTPVHAGARAHGACPRSRGSLEKPQDLPGQPKRRGRPPTKFFKQIEQKYLTQLTEQPVPPEMQSGWWWLQDPEELEAVARALHPRGIREKALHKHLTKHKEFLREVCLRTTTDPIFHPRPEAAGAAVSQEALARWSVMDRAYETDLSVLQWVEELEQRVLMADLQIRGWTCPSPDSTRDDLQYCEHKVEPLEDITVRSRRDGLPLCRERTNPLDLAVLRLAALEQNVERRYLKEPLWPLHEVVVEKAVLSGPEELSLGPTEIAYEITPRVRTWRQTLERCRSAAQVSLCIYQLEKSIAWEKSVNRVTCLVCRRGDDDEHLLLCDGCDRGCHLYCHRPKMTEVPEGDWFCSVCVSQAGEYRDPVSPRRGKKRKRGRLFSGGLAEEEESPRRRPASRRREGLPVPRYAGEGLSPAKRRGATLRGQPSDLTFCEIILMEMESHEDAWPFLEPVNPRLVPGYRKIIKNPMDFATMRTRLLRGGYSSSEEFAADATLVFDNCRTFNEDDSAVGRAGHAMRRFFQSRWEEFYQGKHATNP from the exons atggaaacaaacaacCATTTTAACTTCACTGGCCTTTCCTCTGCACCCGCTGCCTCAGGACCGAAACCCACGCCTGCCTCAGGGGACAGCCCCTTCGCCCACGGCTCCCCGCTCGGCTTCCCCCCGCAAGGGAAAA GTCTGAACGGGGGCATGAATGTCAATGGCTTCTCTACTGTATCTCACCCCAGTACTTCAGGGACCTTCACCCCCAGCTCACCGCCCGCTGGCACACAGCCCCTCCGCGCCTACGACTGCCTCTGGGACTACGCGCCGTACCCACCCGCCGGTGGCCTCAAGGAc gcagcccccccggccccccccctCTCCGGCCTCGGACAGTTCCCGCTCAATGGTGTCACCGGAGGGTCCCGGCCGGCATCCCCGGGGCACGGCACTAACCTgagaggggctgggcaggagtTCTGGGGCAACGGCACCCCCGGCCCCATGGGGCTGAACTTCGACTCGCAGGAGCTGTACGACTCCTTCCATGACCAGAGCTTCGAGCTGATACAGAACGGGCCGGCTGGCTTCTACACGGCCACCCAGCCGTCCCCCATGCTGGGCTCCGGCACCCAGCCCTTCTCGCTGCCGCCGGGTCCCCCGGAGGAGCCGGTCACCGGCGAGGGAGACGTCGATGCCGCAGCCAAAGAGATCCCCGCTGCCATCGCAGAGAACGGGGGtgggctggtgggcagcatgGAGCTGGAGGAGGCGCAGCCAG ACTTGAAGATCTGCAGCTACAACGGGTCTGCCCCTGGTGCGGTGCCGCTCGGGCAGGAGGGGCCTGTCCTGGCCCCTGGCGCCAGCATGGGGGACACGTCGCCCATCGCCCCGCGGCTGGAGGATGCCCACATCCTCAGCGAAGACCCCCTGGAGCCCTTCGAGTCCCTGGCCAGAG acccCGGCACCGGCGACCTCTACGCGATGGACGACTCGCAGCTGGTGAGCGACAAGTCCCCCCTGGAGGAGCCCCCCGACCTGGCCGGCCTGCGCTGCACCGCCAGCCCCCCCCTCCACGCCGCCGGCCCCTTCAGCCTGCTGCCCGCcagccccccgcctgccccgctGCTCACCGCGCCCGGCTCGCCGCCCGCCCTGCACG ACAGCAGCGTCGACCTGAACAGCAGCGGCCACGCGGCGCTGGAGGACTCGGGGTCCCTGGAGCTCAACCCTCCGCTGGAGCCTGAGTCCCCGGCCCcctctgcagaggaggaggaggaggaggaagaaaccgCCGACAGCTGTCCGGAGACTACTTCGGTGGCCGCACCAGAAGGAGGGAGCGAGGAGACCGCCCCACTGAGCACCTCGGCAGCAG GTGATGTCCCCCGCCGGCGCATCGCCACGCAGGAGGAGGTGCGCTTTCCCCTGCAGCACGG GTGGAGGCGGGAGGTGCGGATCAAGAAGGGGAACCATCGCTGGCAGGGTGAGACCTGGTACTACGGGCCCTGTGGGAAGAGGATGAAGCAGTTCCCGGAGGTGATCAAG TATCTGAGCAGGAACGTGGTGCAGGACGTCCGACGCGAGCACTTCAGCTTCAGCCCCCGCATGCCGGTGGGAGACTTCTACGAGGAGCGGGACACGCCGGAG GGTCTGCAGTGGGTGCAGCTGAGCCCCGAGGAGATCCCCTCGCGCATCCAGGCCATCACGGGCAAGCGCGGGCGGCCCCGCAATGCCGAGAAGGCCAAGCCCAAGGAGCCGCCGGCTGCGAAACGCGGTCGGGGCCGGCCCCCCAAGGTCAAGATGGTCGACTTGCTGAGCAAGACGGACGCACGGCTGCTGAAGAGGCTGGAAGCCCAAG AGGTGCTCAGCGACGAGGACAAgctgaaaatgagcaaaatcaagaagaaaatgaggcGGAAG GCCAAGaacaagcagaagcaggaggcCAAAGCCCCCAGAGCGAAGGAGGCCAAGAAGAAGTCCAAG GCCAAGGAGAAGAAGGGCAAACCGGAGAAGGGCAAGGACAAAGCGCGGCCCAAGGAGAAGAAGGGCAAAGGGGCTCGCAAGGCGGACAAGGGGCTGCTGGCCCAGCGGCGCCTGGAGGAacggcggcggcagcagctcatcctggaggaGATGAAGAAGCCCACGGAGGACATGTGCCTGGGGGATCACCAG cccctgccagccttCTCCCGCATCCCGGGCCTCATCCTGCCCAGCCGCGCCTTCTCCAACTGCCTGACAGTGGTGGAGTTCCTGCAGAGCTACGGCAAGGTCCTGGGTTTCGACCCGGCCAAGGACGTGCCCAGCCTGTGCGCGCTgcaggaggggctgctgggggtgggcgACAGCGCGGGGGAGGTGCAGGACCTGCTGGTgcggctgctgcaggctgcgcTCTACGACCCCGGCCTGCCACCGTACTGCCAG TCCCTGAAGATCCTGGGGGAAAAGGTGTCGGAGATCAGCCTGAACCGCGACACCGTCTCCGAGATCCTGCGCTGCTTCCTGACGGCGTACGGGGCGGGCGAGGACCTGTGCGACGGGCTGCGGACCAAGCCCTTCCAGGCGCTGCCTCCGGAGAAGAAAGCCGCCATCCTGGCCTTCCTGGTGAACGAGCTGAACAGCAGCGCTCTCATCATCAA TGAGATCGACAAGACCCTGGAGAACATGTCCAACTACAGGAAGAACAAGTGGATCATCGAGGGCCGGCTGCgcag GTTGAAGGTGGCCCTGGCCAAGAAGACGGGCCGTCCGGAGTCGGAGATCACGGGCCTCGAGGACGGACGTCGCCGACGCAGCTCCCGCCTGACAGAGGAGACGGGCctggagatggaggaggaggaggagacccGCGGGCGGAAATCCcgcagggaggaggag GCCGAAACATCCGCATCCAGCATCCCCGAGCTCGAGAGGCAGATTGAGAAGCTGGCCAAG AGGCAGATGTTCTTCCGCAAGAAGCTGCTCCATTCCTCGCAGACGCTGCGGGCGGCTTCTCTGGGCCAGGACCGGTACCGGCGGCGGTACTGGGTCCTGCCCCACCTGGGCGGCATCTTCGTGGAGGGCGCAGAGG CGGCTGAGCCGGCACCCCAGGAGCCCCCGGAGGAGAAGGCATcccccccagtccccccagtGAAGGAGGAGCCGGTGGATGTGCCCATTCCCAGCCGGACGAACTGCACGGCCTCACGCTCCCGTGGCCGGCCCCGAAAGAGcaaagaggagctgctgcagcactgcgGACCCAGGCCCACCCCGGTCAACGGGGTCCTGGAGGAGCCGGTGcccctggggcagagccagcacGACCTCAGCCAGTCCGCCTTCCTCTCCTGGCTGAGCCAGACGCAGTCGTCCCTGCTCAAGGACTCCGTCCTCACGCCGGACAGCAGCCCCGGccagggggacatgggggggcTCCCGCCGCTCGAGGCCCCGTCGGACCCcgcggaggaggaggaggaggaggagagtgCCCCAGAGGCCGCGGGAAAGCGGGGGCCCTGGTTTAACCTGCTGCCCCGGCTGCCCTGCGATGACCGAGCCCCCCTCGCTACCTCCTCCACCGAGCCCTCGCTGCGAGCCGCCGtgcagccccgcagccagccccgcGGCGAGCTGCCCAGGGGCTTGGCCAGGCAG CTGAACGGCCTCCCCACGGATGACCCCGTGGCTCCCCTGCTCGCTTCCACACCGGTGCACGCCGGCGCCAGGGCCCACGGTGCCTGCCCCAGGAGCCGGGGAAGCCTGGAGAAGCCCCAGGACCTGCCGGGGCAGCCCAAGCGTCGAGGGCGACCCCCTACCAAATTCTTCAAGCAGATAGAACAGAAGTACTTGACCCAGCTGACGGAGCAGCCTGTTCCCCCTG AGATGCAGAGCggctggtggtggctgcaggACCCCGAGGAGCTGGAGGCCGTGGCTCGGGCGCTGCACCCGCGGGGCATCCGGGAGAAGGCGCTGCACAAGCACCTCACCAAGCACAAGGAGTTCCTGCGCGAGGTCTGCCTGCGCACCACCACCG ACCCCATCTTCCACCCGCGCCCCGAGGCGGCCGGTGCCGCCGTGTCTCAGGAAGCCCTGGCCCGGTGGTCGGTGATGGACAGAGCCTACGAGACCGACCTCTCCGTCCTGCAGTgggtggaggagctggagcagcgCGTGCTGATGGCCGACCTGCAGATCCGG GGCTGGACGTGCCCCAGCCCCGACTCGACGCGGGACGACCTGCAGTACTGCGAGCACAAAGTGGAGCCCTTGGAGGACATCACTGTCCGGAGCCGGCGGGACGGGCTGCCGCTGTGCCGGGAGCGCACCAACCCGCTGGACCTGGCGGTGCTGCGGTTGGCGGCGCTGGAGCAGAACGTGGAGCGGCGCTACCTGAAGGAGCCGCTTTGGCCCCTGCACGAGGTGGTGGTGGAAAAAGCGGTGCTGAGCGGCCCCGAGGAGCTGAGCCTGGGCCCCACTGAGAT AGCCTACGAGATCACCCCGCGGGTGCGGACGTGGCGGCAGACGCTGGAGCGGTGCCGCAGCGCAGCCCAGGTCTCCCTCTGCATCTACCAGCTGGAGAAGTCCATCGCCTGGGAGAAATCTGTCAACAGGGTG aCCTGCCTGGTGTGCCGGCGCGGGGACGACGACGAgcacctgctgctgtgtgatggcTGCGACCGCGGCTGCCACCTCTACTGCCACCGGCCCAAGATGACGGAGGTGCCCGAGGGCGACTGGTTCTGTTCCGTCTGCGTCTCCCAG GCAGGGGAGTACCGGGACCCCGTCTCACCCCGGCGAGGGAAGAAACGGAAACGGGGGCGTCTCTTCTCGGGGGGCCTcgcagaggaggaggagagcccACGGCGCCGGCCGGCCTCACGCCGCCGCGAGGGGCTGCCCGTACCCCGCTACGCGGGCGAGGGGCTGTCCCCAGCCAAGCGGAGGGGCGCGACACTGCGGGGCCAGCCCAGCGACCTGACCTTCTGCGA GATCATCCTGATGGAGATGGAGTCGCACGAGGATGCGTGGCCCTTCCTGGAGCCCGTCAACCCCCGCCTGGTCCCCGGCTACCGCAAGATCATCAAGAACCCCATGGACTTCGCCACTATGCGCACGCGGCTGCTCCGGGGCGG gTACTCGAGCTCGGAGGAGTTTGCGGCCGACGCCACGTTGGTGTTCGACAACTGCCGGACCTTCAACGAGGACGACTCGGCGGTGGGCCGCGCCGGGCACGCCATGCGCCGCTTCTTCCAGAGCCGGTGGGAAGAGTTTTATCAGGGAAAACACGCTACTAACCCGTGA
- the RBMS2 gene encoding LOW QUALITY PROTEIN: RNA-binding motif, single-stranded-interacting protein 2 (The sequence of the model RefSeq protein was modified relative to this genomic sequence to represent the inferred CDS: inserted 2 bases in 1 codon) encodes MLLSVPPRSGLPAFAYNKSSKKQPYVPPAQPLGPPQPQPXAGGATDQLSKTNLYIRGLHPGTTDQDLVKLCQPYGKIVSTKAILDKTTNKCKGYGFVDFDSPTAAQKAVTALKASGVQAQMAKQQEQDPTNLYISNLPLGVDEQELEALLKPFGQVVSTRILRDPHGASRGVGFARMESTEKCEAVITHFNGKYIKTPPGVPAPPDPLLCKFADGGQKKRQSQGKFVPNGRAWARDGDAGTVTLAYDPATVLQNGFYPAPYGLAPSRMIAPTALAPYLPSPVSSYQVHGPAWMHQSYLVQPTGAVLAPAVDHAVPLQPSVVAPLAQQLGHLSLGSTGTYLPAATAVPGAFIPPYPPVPPALPLEDGSAAPSHGPIESPSEPGAFPYPYPK; translated from the exons ATGCTGCTCTCGGTGCCGCCGCGCTCCGGCCTCCCCGCCTTCGCCTACAACAAGAGCAGCAAGAAG cagccctaTGTGCCGCCGGCGCAGCCGCTgggccccccccagccccagcc tgccgggggggccACGGACCAGCTCAGCAAGACCAACCTCTACATCCGGGGGCTGCACCCCGGCACCACGGACCAGGACCTTGTCAAGCTCTGTCAGCC CTATGGGAAGATCGTCTCCACCAAAGCCATCCTGGACAAGACGACCAACAAGTGCAAAG GCTACGGCTTTGTCGACTTCGACAGCCCCACTGCGGCCCAGAAAGCTGTGACGGCGCTGAAGGCCAGCGGGGTGCAGGCACAGATGGCCAAG caaCAGGAACAGGATCCCACCAACCTCTACATCTCGAACCTGCCGCTGGGGGTGGAcgagcaggagctggaggcgCTGCTGAAGCCCTTCGGGCAGGTGGTCTCGACCCGCATCCTGCGGGACCCCCACGGGGCCAGTCGCGGTGTGGGCTTTGCACG gATGGAGTCCACGGAGAAGTGCGAGGCCGTCATCACCCACTTCAACGGGAAATACATCAAGACACCCCCGGGGGTGCCAG ccccccctgaCCCACTGCTCTGCAAGTTCGCGGACGGGGGGCAGAAGAAGCGGCAGAGCCAGGGCAAGTTTGTGCCCAACGGGAGAGCCTGGGCGCGGGACGGCGATGCG ggCACCGTGACCTTGGCCTATGACCCTGCAACTGTGCTGCAGAACGG GTTCTACCCGGCGCCCTACGGCCTGGCCCCCAGCCGGATGATCGCCCCCACGGCCCTGGCCCCCTACCTGCCCTCCCCTGTCTCCTCCTACCAG GTCCACGGCCCCGCCTGGATGCACCAGTCCTACCTCGTGCAGCCCACG GGCGCGGTGCTGGCCCCCGCTGTGGACCACGCcgtccccctccagccctccgTGGTGGCCCCCCTGGCCCAGCAGCTTGGCCACCTCTCGCTGGGCAGCACCGGCACG TACTTGCCTGCTGCCACCGCCGTCCCTGGAGCCTTCATCCCACCGTACCCACCGGTGCCACCTGCCCTCCCCCTGGAG GACGGCAGCGCCGCGCCGAGCCACGGCCCCATCGAGTCGCCGTCTGAGCCCGGCGCCTTCCCCTACCCCTACCCCAAGtag